One Leopardus geoffroyi isolate Oge1 chromosome C1, O.geoffroyi_Oge1_pat1.0, whole genome shotgun sequence DNA segment encodes these proteins:
- the PTCH2 gene encoding protein patched homolog 2 isoform X12, with translation MARPPPLQELPPVYTPPARAASPQILAGSLKAPLWLRAYFQGLLFSLGCGIQKHCGKVLFLGLLAFGALALGLRVAIIETDLEQLWVEVGSRVSQELHYTKEKLGEEAAYTSQMLIQTPHQEGENILTPEALGLHLQAALAASKVQVSLYGKSWDLNKICYKSGIPLIENGMIERMIEKLFPCVILTPLDCFWEGAKLQGGSAYLPGRPDIQWTNLDPEQLLKELGPFASLEGFRELLDKAQVGQAYVGRPCLHPDDLHCPPTAPNHHSKQAPNVAQELNGGCHGFSHKFMHWQEELLLGGMARDAQGQLLRAEALQSTFLLMSPRQLYEHFRGDYQTHDIGWSEEQAGTVLRAWQRRFVQLAQEALPQNSSQQIHAFSSTTLDDILHAFSEVSAARVVGGYLLMLAYACVTMLRWDCAQSQGAVGLAGVLLVALAVASGLGLCALLGIAFNAATTQVLPFLALGIGVDDIFLLAHAFTEAPPGTPLQERTGECLRRTGTSVALTSINHMVAFFMAALVPIPALRAFSLQAAIVVGCNFAAVMLVFPAVLSLDLHRRHCQRLDVLCCFSRPATPTLCLFQALLCPRDSDSAPGTRG, from the exons ATGGCTCGGCCGCCGCCACTCCAGGAGCTGCCCCCTGTCTATACACCCCCAGCTCGAGCCGCATCACCCCAG ATCCTAGCTGGGAGCCTAAAGGCTCCACTCTGGCTTCGTGCTTACTTCCAGGGCCTGCTCTTCTCTCTGGGCTGCGGGATCCAGAAACACTGTGGCAAAGTGCTCTTCCTGGGCCTGTTGGCCTTTGGAGCCCTGGCACTGGGTCTCCGTGTGGCCATCATTGAGACAGACCTAGAACAGCTCTGGGTGGAAG TGGGCAGCCGGGTGAGCCAGGAGTTGCATTACACCAAGGagaagctgggggaggaggctgCGTACACCTCCCAGATGTTGATACAGACCCCACACCAGGAGGGGGAGAACATCCTCACGCCTGAGGCACTGGGCCTCCACCTCCAGGCAGCCCTTGCAGCCAGTAAAGTGCAAGTATCACTCTACGGAAA GTCCTGGGATTTGAATAAAATCTGCTACAAGTCAGGAATTCCCCTaattgaaaatggaatgattgAGCGG ATGATTGAGAAGCTGTTTCCGTGCGTGATCCTCACCCCCCTCGACTGCTtctgggagggagccaaactCCAAGGGGGCTCTGCCTACTTGCC TGGTCGTCCTGACATCCAGTGGACCAACCTGGATCCAGAGCAGCTGCTCAAGGAGCTGGGCCCTTTTGCCTCCCTTGAGGGCTTCCGGGAGCTGTTAGACAAGGCACAGGTGGGCCAGGCCTATGTGGGGCGGCCCTGTCTGCACCCTGATGACCTCCACTGCCCACCTACTGCCCCTAACCATCACAGCAAGCAG GCTCCCAATGTGGCTCAGGAGTTGAACGGTGGCTGCCATGGCTTCTCCCACAAGTTCATGCACTGGCAGGAGGAACTGCTGCTGGGGGGCATGGCCAGAGACGCCCAAGGACAGCTGCTAAG GGCAGAAGCCCTGCAGAGCACCTTCTTGCTGATGAGTCCCCGCCAGCTGTATGAGCACTTCCGAGGCGACTACCAGACACACGACATCGGCTGGAGCGAGGAGCAGGCTGGCACAGTGCTGAGGGCCTGGCAGCGGCGCTTTGTGCAG CTGGCCCAGGAGGCCCTGCCTCAGAATTCATCCCAGCAGATCCACGCCTTCTCCTCCACCACCCTGGATGACATCCTGCACGCTTTCTCTGAAGTCAGTGCTGCCCGTGTGGTGGGAGGCTATCTGCTCATG ctAGCCTATGCCTGTGTGACGATGCTGCGCTGGGACTGTGCCCAGTCCCAGGGTGCTGTAGGCCTTGCAGGGGTGCTGCTGGTAGCCCTGGCAGTGGCCTCgggccttgggctctgtgccctgCTTGGCATCGCCTTCAATGCTGCCACTACCCAG GTGCTGCCCTTCTTGGCACTGGGCATCGGTGTGGATGACATATTCCTGCTGGCACATGCCTTCACAGAGGCTCCACCTGGCACCCCTCTCCAG GAGCGCACAGGCGAGTGTCTGCGGCGCACAGGTACCAGCGTCGCACTCACATCCATCAACCACATGGTTGCCTTCTTCATGGCTGCCCTAGTTCCCATCCCTGCACTGCGGGCCTTCTCCTTGCAG GCGGCCATAGTGGTTGGCTGCAACTTTGCAGCCGTGATGCTTGTCTTCCCGGCGGTCCTCAGCCTGGACCTGCATCGGCGCCACTGCCAGC
- the PTCH2 gene encoding protein patched homolog 2 isoform X13, with protein sequence MARPPPLQELPPVYTPPARAASPQILAGSLKAPLWLRAYFQGLLFSLGCGIQKHCGKVLFLGLLAFGALALGLRVAIIETDLEQLWVEVGSRVSQELHYTKEKLGEEAAYTSQMLIQTPHQEGENILTPEALGLHLQAALAASKVQVSLYGKSWDLNKICYKSGIPLIENGMIERMIEKLFPCVILTPLDCFWEGAKLQGGSAYLPGRPDIQWTNLDPEQLLKELGPFASLEGFRELLDKAQVGQAYVGRPCLHPDDLHCPPTAPNHHSKQAPNVAQELNGGCHGFSHKFMHWQEELLLGGMARDAQGQLLRAEALQSTFLLMSPRQLYEHFRGDYQTHDIGWSEEQAGTVLRAWQRRFVQLAQEALPQNSSQQIHAFSSTTLDDILHAFSEVSAARVVGGYLLMLAYACVTMLRWDCAQSQGAVGLAGVLLVALAVASGLGLCALLGIAFNAATTQVLPFLALGIGVDDIFLLAHAFTEAPPGTPLQLPSFPFALP encoded by the exons ATGGCTCGGCCGCCGCCACTCCAGGAGCTGCCCCCTGTCTATACACCCCCAGCTCGAGCCGCATCACCCCAG ATCCTAGCTGGGAGCCTAAAGGCTCCACTCTGGCTTCGTGCTTACTTCCAGGGCCTGCTCTTCTCTCTGGGCTGCGGGATCCAGAAACACTGTGGCAAAGTGCTCTTCCTGGGCCTGTTGGCCTTTGGAGCCCTGGCACTGGGTCTCCGTGTGGCCATCATTGAGACAGACCTAGAACAGCTCTGGGTGGAAG TGGGCAGCCGGGTGAGCCAGGAGTTGCATTACACCAAGGagaagctgggggaggaggctgCGTACACCTCCCAGATGTTGATACAGACCCCACACCAGGAGGGGGAGAACATCCTCACGCCTGAGGCACTGGGCCTCCACCTCCAGGCAGCCCTTGCAGCCAGTAAAGTGCAAGTATCACTCTACGGAAA GTCCTGGGATTTGAATAAAATCTGCTACAAGTCAGGAATTCCCCTaattgaaaatggaatgattgAGCGG ATGATTGAGAAGCTGTTTCCGTGCGTGATCCTCACCCCCCTCGACTGCTtctgggagggagccaaactCCAAGGGGGCTCTGCCTACTTGCC TGGTCGTCCTGACATCCAGTGGACCAACCTGGATCCAGAGCAGCTGCTCAAGGAGCTGGGCCCTTTTGCCTCCCTTGAGGGCTTCCGGGAGCTGTTAGACAAGGCACAGGTGGGCCAGGCCTATGTGGGGCGGCCCTGTCTGCACCCTGATGACCTCCACTGCCCACCTACTGCCCCTAACCATCACAGCAAGCAG GCTCCCAATGTGGCTCAGGAGTTGAACGGTGGCTGCCATGGCTTCTCCCACAAGTTCATGCACTGGCAGGAGGAACTGCTGCTGGGGGGCATGGCCAGAGACGCCCAAGGACAGCTGCTAAG GGCAGAAGCCCTGCAGAGCACCTTCTTGCTGATGAGTCCCCGCCAGCTGTATGAGCACTTCCGAGGCGACTACCAGACACACGACATCGGCTGGAGCGAGGAGCAGGCTGGCACAGTGCTGAGGGCCTGGCAGCGGCGCTTTGTGCAG CTGGCCCAGGAGGCCCTGCCTCAGAATTCATCCCAGCAGATCCACGCCTTCTCCTCCACCACCCTGGATGACATCCTGCACGCTTTCTCTGAAGTCAGTGCTGCCCGTGTGGTGGGAGGCTATCTGCTCATG ctAGCCTATGCCTGTGTGACGATGCTGCGCTGGGACTGTGCCCAGTCCCAGGGTGCTGTAGGCCTTGCAGGGGTGCTGCTGGTAGCCCTGGCAGTGGCCTCgggccttgggctctgtgccctgCTTGGCATCGCCTTCAATGCTGCCACTACCCAG GTGCTGCCCTTCTTGGCACTGGGCATCGGTGTGGATGACATATTCCTGCTGGCACATGCCTTCACAGAGGCTCCACCTGGCACCCCTCTCCAG CTCCCAAGCTTCCCCTTCGCTCTACCTTGA